In Paludisphaera mucosa, one DNA window encodes the following:
- a CDS encoding AraC family transcriptional regulator: protein MKTGNGAEGPHEVRRRLAALLDEVAVQEGLHPTAVDGVRVLRRSEPLARAPMVYHPNIVIVGQGRKRAYLGDEVYTYDAFNYLVSSVPMPAECEADASPEEPILIVAVDVEPAMLGELILEMDELSAPVGPTPRGLSTTPMGEDLCGAVVRLLECLKSPLDSRILGRQMVREIAYRVLLGEQGGSLRALASRDDHFARIARVVRYIHAEHARPLGVEELARRAGMSAAVFHQHFKLVTASSPLQYLKRIRLDRARRLMAHDGYNAGAAARAVGYESPSQFSREFKRLFGATPVEEAGQTRARLIAG, encoded by the coding sequence ATGAAGACGGGAAACGGGGCGGAAGGCCCGCACGAGGTCCGCCGGCGTCTCGCCGCGTTGCTGGACGAGGTGGCCGTGCAGGAAGGGCTGCATCCGACGGCCGTGGACGGAGTCCGGGTCCTCCGCAGGTCGGAGCCGCTCGCGCGGGCCCCGATGGTCTATCACCCGAACATCGTCATCGTCGGCCAGGGCCGGAAGCGGGCCTACCTCGGCGACGAGGTCTACACGTACGACGCGTTCAACTACCTCGTCTCGTCGGTGCCGATGCCGGCCGAGTGCGAGGCGGACGCCAGCCCGGAGGAGCCCATCCTCATCGTCGCCGTCGACGTCGAGCCGGCCATGCTCGGCGAGTTGATCCTCGAGATGGACGAGCTTTCGGCCCCCGTCGGGCCGACGCCCCGGGGCCTCTCGACGACCCCGATGGGCGAGGACCTGTGCGGGGCGGTCGTCCGCCTCCTGGAGTGCCTCAAGAGCCCCCTCGACAGCCGAATCCTCGGCCGACAGATGGTCCGCGAGATCGCGTATCGGGTGCTCCTCGGCGAGCAGGGCGGCTCGCTCCGCGCCCTGGCCAGCCGGGACGACCACTTCGCCCGCATCGCCCGGGTCGTCAGATACATCCACGCCGAGCACGCCCGGCCGCTCGGCGTCGAGGAGCTGGCGCGGCGGGCGGGCATGAGCGCCGCCGTCTTCCACCAGCACTTCAAGCTCGTGACGGCCAGCTCGCCGCTCCAGTACCTGAAGCGGATCCGCCTCGACCGGGCCCGGCGGCTCATGGCCCACGATGGCTACAACGCGGGCGCCGCCGCGAGGGCCGTCGGCTACGAGAGCCCCTCGCAGTTCAGCCGGGAGTTCAAACGGCTCTTCGGCGCGACCCCCGTCGAGGAGGCCGGCCAGACCCGGGCCCGCCTCATCGCCGGCTGA
- a CDS encoding aldo/keto reductase: MQKRKLGDGGLEVSALGLGCMGMSFSYGPPKDVAEMTSLLHAAVERGVTFFDTAEIYGPFLNEELVGEALAPLKGRVVVATKFGFDLSGEDKRPGAAGLDSRPEHVKQAVEGSLKRLRVETIDLLYQHRVDPDVPIEDVAGAVKELIQQGKVKHFGLSEAGVQTIRRAHAVQPVAALQSEYSLWWRKPEAEVIPTLEELGIGLVPYSPLGKGFLTGKIDEKATFEGTDFRSMLPRFTPEALKANQVLIDLLGGIARRKDATPAQVALAWLLAQKPWIVPIPGTTKLHRLDENLGALAVELTPDDLRDIDAAAAKITVEGARYPEKFERMSGR, from the coding sequence ATGCAGAAACGGAAACTCGGAGACGGCGGGCTGGAAGTCTCGGCCCTCGGGCTGGGCTGCATGGGGATGAGCTTCTCCTACGGCCCGCCCAAGGACGTCGCGGAGATGACCTCGCTCCTGCACGCCGCCGTCGAGCGCGGCGTCACGTTCTTCGACACGGCGGAGATCTACGGGCCGTTCCTGAACGAGGAGCTGGTGGGCGAGGCCCTGGCCCCGCTCAAGGGCCGGGTGGTCGTCGCCACCAAGTTCGGCTTCGACCTGAGCGGCGAGGATAAGCGGCCGGGGGCCGCCGGGCTGGACAGCCGGCCCGAGCACGTCAAACAGGCCGTCGAGGGCTCGCTCAAGCGACTCCGGGTCGAGACCATCGACCTGCTCTATCAGCACCGGGTCGACCCGGACGTGCCCATCGAGGACGTCGCCGGCGCGGTGAAGGAGCTCATCCAGCAGGGGAAGGTCAAGCACTTCGGGCTCTCCGAGGCCGGCGTCCAGACGATCCGCCGCGCCCACGCCGTCCAGCCGGTCGCGGCGCTCCAGAGCGAGTACTCGCTCTGGTGGCGGAAACCCGAAGCGGAAGTCATCCCGACGCTCGAAGAGCTGGGCATCGGCCTGGTCCCCTACAGCCCGCTCGGCAAGGGGTTCCTCACGGGCAAGATCGACGAGAAGGCCACCTTCGAAGGCACGGACTTCCGCAGCATGCTGCCGCGCTTCACGCCCGAAGCCCTGAAGGCGAATCAGGTCCTCATCGACCTCCTCGGCGGCATCGCCCGGCGGAAGGATGCGACCCCGGCGCAGGTGGCCCTCGCGTGGCTCCTCGCGCAGAAGCCCTGGATCGTCCCCATCCCCGGCACGACGAAGCTCCACCGCCTCGACGAGAACCTCGGGGCCCTCGCCGTCGAGCTGACGCCCGACGACCTCCGCGACATCGACGCCGCCGCCGCGAAAATCACGGTCGAGGGGGCCCGCTACCCCGAGAAGTTCGAGCGCATGTCCGGCCGCTGA